DNA from Triticum aestivum cultivar Chinese Spring chromosome 7D, IWGSC CS RefSeq v2.1, whole genome shotgun sequence:
ATCCCAGACCGTCTCTTTGACTGCCCTCGAAGAAGTGTGGATCAACTTCTTTGGAGGAGACGACCATGAGATTGATTTCTTGAAAATGATATCCAGACGTGCGCCAATGCTTAAAAAAATGACTGTGTATGAGGCCTCATCAATAAACGATGCATGCAAGAAAATATACAACATCTTCGAGGCTTATTCTTCTGTGGAACTCTATGTGACTATGTGAGTAATCTTCGTAGCATAGCTCTGGTGAGTATTTCCTGCATGCCTGATTTGCATTCTTGTAGATGCAAAAAGGACATTACTGCTAATCCTCATAATTTCATCAAAACCTAAAGTCAAGTCGTTAGTTTTTTCATGTCGTGCAAAATCTCTAGTGTGGTTCAAATGTGGCGTGGGTATGCTTACCAGTGAATTTGTGTGGGCAAACCCTCATATCTTTATCAAATACGGAGTAGAAGCTTAATGGTATAGTGGGCGATATACGGTTTGAATGTTTTTATGCAAGCTTCCTTACCTTAGTTACCCTTTTTATGCAATCTTCTGTCTCAATTTCTGATTATGCCATTGTATTTTGCATCTCAAGATAGTTTCTAAGTTAGATAAAGTTAGTTGTCCCATCTGAATTTCATTGTCCATAAAGATAGTTTCTAGGTTAAATTCTGTTCGAGTACTTTCGTATTTATTTTTCTCTTCCCTTACTATGTATTGCGTTTTATCTGGCAATGGCAGCAAATTTACTCATACAATGACCGTACATTTGCAGCTCATTACGACGCTAACCAGAGCTTATTTCAATTTGCCTCCTCTGCAGGATATTTAATGCTTGGCAGCCACAATTGCCCATCAGCATGATTTCCATGGTTACATCTGGATCCATGGTTGGCATCGACAAGATCATCCTTTCCAACGATGACCAACTCTGGTAGCTGATCTTAGGATTTTGCTTTGTTGCTTCAACTGATTATCTTAGGTGTTGTTTTGTCAGTGTACTGAAGCTTAATTTATGATTGTAAGAGTGGTGCACCCGATTATCTTAGTTAATTCCTGAATGGTCCTGTGACATTCAGCTATCGAAGTTAATGTACTCAACCTGGTGACCAGTTAAGCCTATGGTTTCAATTGCTTGCCGCGCTGTTTCACTTTGACGTTGCACTATGTTTTCAGCAGAAGTAGATTGTGCACTCTACAGTTATTTATATTTGTATGAACCAAATGAACTTTATGTGTGCTTTCTTCTCTTTTCTCAACTGCTATCTACTAATGTGACCTTATATACGAAAGAGCTAGGTCCACTTTGTAAAGCTGGTGGTAAGAGTTCCGTCATAGGATTCAGTCATAATTGTCTTGGCTGGTATCCATTTGGATCTATGTGTGTGATCCTGCTTATGTTTATCGGAGAGTGCATACTCCTTTGCTGATCAAGACTTGACCAGACAAGATTTATTTATAGCCAGTTAATTGAGGGCAATCTTGAGCTGAATCTTTGAGTTGCAACCCTGATAGCatgttctcttttcttttctttgtgttTCCCTTTCTTTTGGTCTTGTGAATATTGACCTTCCTTTTTGCAATAGAACTATAAAGTAGGGCATTGCGCTACTGTTTTCTGGGTCAAAAAATAAATAATCTTGAGCCGAAAGAACACCTCTAAAAGCTGCTGGGGTGGCTAGCATGGTGTGCGGTGTCTCTCCACCGACACGACTTTGTTCTGCGGCACCGACAACGATCGCCTCCTCTCTAGGGTTCGTCGCCATGCCAGCCCTGAATCTACCTGCCTCTCAGCCATCACCCCCATGGCATACTCTCTGATCATCGCGGCAGCCGCTAGTTCTGGCGTGGAAACCGTCGACTGTCCTGGATTCAGTGGCCAGCAACTTGTCCCTAGATACCTGCTCTCGCCAGCCCTCACCAAATTTAGCCCTTCCATACCTAAAGAGACGGGACCAAGATATATAAGTCATTCAGCATATGTTTTTTTagcggaggcaaaagatttgccccaTCGATATCAATTTAGAAGATAATTGCCCACTTAATTCAGCGTATCTTCGTTTCACTTTGAAACAACAATATtgtatatgtactccctccgttccataatataagtctttctagaggttccaacaagtgactacatacggagcaaaatgagtgaatctacactctaaaatatgtctacatgcatccTTATGTTGTAGTcaatttaaaatgtctaaaaagacttatatttaggaacggagtgagTAGTATACACATGCATGCCTGGTACCACGCGCTTGCCTTGCCTGCCGGTGGGTATGAAATCGTTCCTGAAATGCTGTTTCATTTAAACAGAAGCTTCCATCTACTACTCTCTGTGAGCAACAATACGTGTTGCATGCCTTCACAGTGGCGGCAATTATGGTGTTGATGATTTCACAGGAAGCATAACTTCATGGTCTCTTGTCTGGAGAAAATAACAACACGGTTGAGAATCATGGAAATTGGTAGACAAAATAGAAAAAATAGTAAGTCCTTTTTAGCTAGTCCCACTAGGACACATGTCACTTGATCATTGGCCCTGCATATTAATCCGTGCGGTGATGCCTGAACCTGAGCATGATCCAGCTTCCATGCTCCAGAGCAGCTTCTCTCTGATGCAAGAGATTGCGCATGAATGTGAAGTGATCCCACTTGGAAGCGGTTTGTTGTACTAACTCGTTTATTAACTTGTCGCATGCATGAATATGAACACCTTCTTCAGTCCTGAATTGTATAACTAGGTAAGTATTTGAGTACTGCAATTTTTTGTATGGATTTGCTAATtcctatctactccctccgttcccaaatataagtttttttagagatttcactatgaattatatacgaagcaaaatgagtgaaactATACTTTAAaacacgtctatatacatcagaaTGTGGTCTCTATAGTGGAacctctaaaaggacttatatttaggaacgaagggagtagatgaGAAAGAATTGACAAATCCGTCTAATTTGTGGGCGCGGTGGAGTCTGAACGGCGCGGCGGTGTTGGGCTCTATGGCGGTGGCTCCAGTTAGCGGCGATCTCATCTTCTCATCCTCCTCGCGGTGGAGGCACGTCGACGTGCTGCTTTGGCGGTGGATCAGGGCGTCGTGCCCCGATCCGATGGGTGTGGGCCATGAGCGGGATGCGGCAGCGCTGGCTGTTCGGAGCCGTGCGAGCGGCTGCTCTAGTCGACTCTCGGCTGCGAGGAGATTGGAGTTGCTACTCCCGACCTACATGGGCGGCCAGGCGGCACTGCTCGATCGGGCCGGTGCTTTGGTGAGGTTGCGGTGGTGTGCTCTGGCCGGCATGGTGCCGATTTGGGCTGCTGGACTTCCCTCTTAGAGCTGGTTTGCATGGTGGGTGTGGGAAGCGTTGGTGGCTTGACGGAGCCCTTGCTGCAATGGTGGCTTGTCGGAGCCCACGCTCTGCCTGGCTGAGCGTTAGGGTGGGTTCTAGACCCATGCAACACGAAAATCCTTCATAAAAGCGCCGACGGAGGGTGAATGCTTGTCATGCTCCTTATATAAGTGACCAACGTCCCACACACCGCACACCAATCGAAGAGCCTATTATACCTAACTAGGAAGATTTTTCCTTTTACCACCCCTTATGATCCACACCGCATTTTTTGTAGGTTTGCTCACATGAATTTTCCGTCAAGCACAGAAGAAATTGCCCAAGAAATCAAATGAGCTACCATTCTCAGCAACAAACTCGCCCACCTTGGATGTAAGAGATGGCACGCGATGACCATACCTGCCTGCAAGATCATGTATCTGAATCCACAACTTCAGGCAGTTAAGTTGAATACTACATGGTTTGGAGAATTCATCGTCACGAGCCATGAGCACACAGTTGTCGTGGAAAGTCCATGGTCCACCCTTCATTACCTTTTCCCAATCACCCAAGCAAGAAAACTACATGCttggtttttttcctgttttttgtttGCCCATTTAGGCCGGGTTTAGtcatttttttcattcttttctttttcttttttatttcagttttcttCTTTCATTTCAATTTTAGtgatgttttttttttcaaattcgtgaacttattttcttgaattcatgaacttttatcaatttcaattccttttcaaattcatgatttttttcttaAATCCGTGAAGTTTTTCTTCAAATTCATGATCCTTTtacaaaattttgaattttttctcagcgtatttttttcaaatttataaactttttaaaaatttcaagaaaTCCAAGAACTTTTTCCAATCCATGATCATTTTTTAAAAtcgtgaacttttctcaaattcatgattttCTTCAAATTTATGATTTTATTTAATTTTTGCGAAATACATTATaattttttaaatccatgaacttGTTGCAAGCTcatgagtttttctcaaattcgtgattgttttttaaaatttatgatttttttcaaTTATCCACAAACTTTTTCAAAGCCATGAACATTTTATATACCGTATAGTTTTTTCAAACAGGTGATCTTTTCTCAAATCCATAAACTGTCTTCAAATTCGTAATTTTTTAGATCCACGAGCTTTTTCAAATGGTTGAGCAGTGAGAGCGAAATGAGGTGGAAACGGAAGAAGCGAGCAACCAGCTCGCtggatgggccggcccacgcgAGATGGCTGTGAGCTTAGCGAACTCCTTTCCTCTAGAGGCCCATCAAGGGCCCACGCGCGGCCGCTCCAAAACCCACGTCTTCCTCTCCCCTCGCAGAACGAACAAAccccatcgccatggccgccgccaccgccgccgccgcgaggtcgcgcgccgccaccgccgccgcgtggGCTCGCCTGCTCTCCCACCGCAACGTCGCCGCCGCAGCCGCGCCCGGCTCGCTGCCCCACCTCGCAGGCCCGCGGATCGCGCCCCAGCGCCGCCACCtcgccttctcctccgcctcccccggcgccggcggcgcggggagggacAAGGAGCCGCCGTTCAACGAGCAGACCGTCTACGACCTGCTGGCCCAGCTGGAGCGGGAGCGGCAGAAGGAACGCGAGGATCGGCGCAGGgccggggccggcggcggcgaggggaagggggacgaggaggaggaggaggaggaggacttcctggGCGTGAAGCCGCTGATCGAGAAGCTGGAGCGGCGGAACGCCAAGGAGGCCAACCTCCCCGACGAGTCCTTCCTGGAGCCCAGCGACTCCGAGTCCGACGAGGACGACGAGCGCTTCTCCTCCGACTCCATCCGCCGCCGCGTCGACGAGTTCGACCGCAAGTGCAAGCGCCAATCCGAGCTCCTCCGCTCCTTCGCCGAGGCCGGTATGCATAgcttcccctcccccctccattCCTCTCCATTTCCACCACATCTCGCCGTCATGAGTCATGTGAATCCCTGGCTGTCCTCTTATACAATGCATCAAGCACACGGCATGCCACACGTATAGGTAGGAAAATATATGCAAAGCCTGCTCTAACCTCAGGGTACCTGGTGTTTTGATATAACTTCATACCACGTCTGTAAAGCCTCACATATATATTACCATGACCTGGCTGAGGTATTTGATTTGTTTATGTAGCAGTGAGCAAATGTACTATGACTGTCGAAGCGATCTCTGTAAGCACAAATAGCTTAATGGCCCCAATATCTTAATTAGTAAATTGTAAAGGAATCCATCTATGTTTTGCTCTGCTTGACCACAGGCAATTTTGCGCTGACAGCCATCACAGTCACAGCTACTGCTAGTGATGCATTTCCATTTCCTGAATGTTGCTTTGTTCCTGAATGTCGCTGACAGCCATCAGTCACAGATACTAGTCATGTATTTCCATTTCTTGAATGCTGCCATGTTCCTGAATGAATCTCCTTCTGCGTTGATGTTGATGTTGCCGAACAGAGACCCTCGATGACGCTCACAAGATCATGACGAAGATCGACAAGTTCGAGCAGCGCCATCTGAGCCTGCCGCTGGAGTACAGGGTCATCGGGGACATGATGAACCGCCTCAAGGACTCCACGGGGAAAGAGCGCTTCATCCTCCTGCAGAAGCTGAACCGGGCCGTCAGGCTCATGGAGTGCAAGGAGGCGTACGACCCCAGCAACCCCGCAAACTTCGGGCTTATCCAGCACCAGCAGGTCGACTCTCCGGACGATGTGATTGATAACGCTGGCTTCGACAAGGAGAAGCAGATGATCCAAGGAGAGAGCctcgatgatgaggatgaggagttCAATGAAGACAAGGAGAAGGATGATATGCTCATCGAGAAACTAAATGCTATTgagaagaagatcgaggagaagttGGCGGACCTGGATCATACGTTTGGTAAGAAGGGCAGGGTTTTGGAAGAGGAAATAAAGGATCTGGTGGAGGAGAGGAACTCCCTGACGGACAAAAAGAGGAGGCCTATGTACAGAAAAGTAAGTGATGCTTTATCACTGGAGTTTATTGAATTGTTATAGCAGGCACCTTATGGCTGGGCGTGCCCTTCGTTGATGTTCTGAATTTTACATTTGTAACTCCATTGTGCCAACCCCATTGTTGCCTATACTAACACATTTGGTATGCATTTGACAGGGTTTTGATGTGAAGGTCATTGATGTTAATCGGACATGCAAAGTTACAAAGGTGAATGCTCTTTTTCTGGATGTTCATAAATACTACTTATAGAATATCCCTATGATTAATTCTGCATTTCTCTTCTCAGGGAGGCCAAATAGCAAAATACACAGCATTGTTGGCAACTggaaactaccatggtgttgtagGTTTTGCAAAAGCTAAAGGTCCAACAGCAAAGATTGCAATACAGAGGGTATGGATGTCCCCTGTTCCAAACAATATATTGAACTTATATTTGAGCTATTGAATCATTTCCTTCCTCTCCATCTATATCATCCATTACACTATTGGCtcattttcttttctcttttgtGGTTTACGTGGTATGTACATGCGAGTCTCAAGCGATGGTGACCGAGCTGTGCATATGTGTGTACAGTACAGGGTTAGCATGCAGATTAATAATATTGATAGTGAAACATGGGTTATATATCTTATTCATTTCAGAGCTGGGAATTCAAATTGCTGAATATGTCCAGCTTTATATTTTTGTTGATGCAAGATGCTAAATCTGGTAGATTCATATGACATTTGCTTCCACTGGAAACAAAATTTGCTGGTCCAGTACGGCCCGTAAGTTTGTTATATATCTAGTGAAATTTCTCTAAAATATAGTCATACTGAATTGTCAATGCTGGGTATATCCATCTGAGCAATACTTTTCTGGTATATGCAGATATTCTAAATACTTTTCTGAATCTTAGATATGGTAAATACTGAGTTACTACTACTTTTAGGCTTCAATTGTAATTCAATACCTCAACTGAAAATCCTGGCTCTTACATGACATTTGCTTCCTCTCAAAACAAAAGTTTTTGGTCCAGTATGGCCCATAGGATAGTATGTATAGTGAAGTTCCTTAAAAATAGTCATACTGAATTGTTAGTTGCTTAATATGTTCATCTGGATAATGCTTATTTAGTATGCAGATATGCAAAATAGTAAATTCTGAGTTATTACCTTTTGGGCTTCAGTTGGATATGGATACCTCAACTAAAAAGTTCAGCTCTTACATGAAGCTCCTTGTTCTGTTTCCACTTTCCAGGCCTATGAGAAATGCTTCCAGAACCTACATTACATGGAGCGTTATGAGGAGCACACAATTGCTCATGCGATTCAGGCCAAATACGAGAAAACAAAGGTAAAATATACACATCTGGGCATCAAATCGGCTTCTTGATCAGCTGCTGTATGGCCT
Protein-coding regions in this window:
- the LOC123171432 gene encoding uncharacterized protein; amino-acid sequence: MDEGRRDGCYLGVKNAEEDGDRSESGKGPPRGLGRPERCGIGEGHERRVATARSRETGAAAVGSERTKGVDEKELTNPSNLWARWSLNGAAVLGSMAVAPVSGDLIFSSSSRWRHVDVLLWRWIRASCPDPMGVGHERDAAALAVRSRASGCSSRLSAARRLELLLPTYMGGQAALLDRAGALRPIKGPRAAAPKPTSSSPLAERTNPIAMAAATAAAARSRAATAAAWARLLSHRNVAAAAAPGSLPHLAGPRIAPQRRHLAFSSASPGAGGAGRDKEPPFNEQTVYDLLAQLERERQKEREDRRRAGAGGGEGKGDEEEEEEEDFLGVKPLIEKLERRNAKEANLPDESFLEPSDSESDEDDERFSSDSIRRRVDEFDRKCKRQSELLRSFAEAETLDDAHKIMTKIDKFEQRHLSLPLEYRVIGDMMNRLKDSTGKERFILLQKLNRAVRLMECKEAYDPSNPANFGLIQHQQVDSPDDVIDNAGFDKEKQMIQGESLDDEDEEFNEDKEKDDMLIEKLNAIEKKIEEKLADLDHTFGKKGRVLEEEIKDLVEERNSLTDKKRRPMYRKGFDVKVIDVNRTCKVTKGGQIAKYTALLATGNYHGVVGFAKAKGPTAKIAIQRAYEKCFQNLHYMERYEEHTIAHAIQAKYEKTKIYLWPGQMRSGMCAAGRTVETVMYLAGFSNVKSKIIGSRSPLNVIKALFIALNAIETPKDVEQKFGRTVVESYLL